Within Fusobacterium gonidiaformans ATCC 25563, the genomic segment TTCCTGCTGCTGCTGCTTTCTTTCCTGCATAATTTAAAAGCTCTGCTATTTTACTAGTCGTTGTTGTTTTTCCATTTGTCCCTGTCACTGCGACAATTGTCATATTTCGATTTGTTTTTACCATATATTGATAGGCGATCTCAATCTCATCTTGTACCTTGATTCCTTTTTCTTGCACCGCTTTTACCAAAGGAGTATAAGGAACTCCCGGACTTTTAATAAACACTTCAATGTCATCAAGATATTTCATTGCTTCTTCAGAGCTCATGGCCAATTTGTCATCAACGGCAATAACCATATAGCCTTCTTTTTCTAAAAGAGTTTTTGCTCCATTTCCACTAATTCCCATTCCTAAGACCATAGCTTTCTTCATATTTCCCCCTAATGATTAAATTCCTCGTAATTTAATAAGACCTAAAGCAAAAATTCCTAACAAAATTGTTATAATCCAAAATCTCATAGTTACTTTTGTCTCTGCTAATCCACCCAATTCAAAATGGTGATGAATCGGAGCCATTCTAAAAATACGCTTTCCTCGCATTTTAAAAGAACCAACTTGTAATATAACCGAAACAGCTTCCAGAACAAAAACCGCTCCAATAATAGGTAATAGTAATTCTTGCTTTAATAATACAGCAACAACCCCAAGAATCCCTCCTAAGGAAAGGGAACCGGTATCTCCCATAAAGATTTGAGCTGGGTAACAATTATACCATAAAAAGCCTAAGCCAGATCCGCAAATAGCTGCTAGAAAAATAGTAATTTCTCCAATCCCGGAAGTATAATATAATTGTAAATGACTACTCAATTCAATATGTCCTGTAAAATAAGCAATCACTCCTAAAATAGTTGAACAAATTACTGTCGGCATAATAGCCAACCCATCTAATCCATCCGTAATATTTACAGCATTAGAAGCTCCTAAAATAACCAATAAAATAAAAATTAACATTCCAATTCCACCAAGATATAACATCCATCTTGGATTACTTGGACTCACCACAGAAAAGTCTACACTAGTATCTCCTGTTAATCCCATGTATTTAATATAAACCCAAACAATAACTGCAACAATCGATTGTCCTAATAGTTTTTTTCTTCCTGCTAAACCTTTTTTATTCACTGTAAATTTTTTATAATCATCAATAAAACCTATTCCTGCAAAAATTAGAGTAGAAATCATCAATAATCCAATAAAAGCATTGCTAATATCTGCTACTAACAATGTCGTTAGTAAAAGGGAAAAAATAATTAACACTCCCCCCATGGTAGGAGTTCCTTTTTTAGACATATGACTTGCCGGTCCCTCTTGTCGGATTGTCTCTCCAAATTTCTTTTTTTGCAGATAATGAATAAACGGTTTTCCCAAAAACAAAACCAAAAGAAAGGAAAGAGAAAAACTGATAAAATCTCGTAAATAAATTGATTTTAAAAATCCTAATTCTGTACTATAACTTGCTAAAAAATATAACATTATTTTTCCTCTCTTTCTATTATTTCTTCTAACTTCATTCCTCTAGACGCTTTGATTAAAACTGTCTTCCTTGGGAATTGTTTTAAATAATCTTTTATTTCCTCTTTCTTTTCAAAATGGAGAACCTTATTCGGAATATTAGAGAACTCCTGTAACGCTTTTTTCATTCTTGGACCATACAGAAGTATAGCTTGTAAAGAACAGGAAATTGCCTTTTCAATCACATCTTTATGAAAAGTAACTTCTTTTTCCCCTAATTCTAACATATCTCCTAAAACTGCAATCTTACACTCTGCTGTCGTCTCTACTAAACTATCTAAAGCTACACCCATCGAAATAGGACTGGCATTGTAAGCATCGTTGATATATTTTGTTCCCTGATATTCACTTCGCTCGAATCGCATAGGACTTAATTCAATTTGTAATAGATTTTGTTGAATCGTCTTACTATCCATTCCTATCGTTTCCGCGATTGCAATTCCCATAGCAGCATTCATCACATTATGTTTTCCTTCCAAAGGAATTTCATATTGTTTATCATTTAGTTGAAAAGAGCTTCTTCTATCCTTTTTTTTGTAGCCAAAAATTCGATAATCATTCCTCTCATCATATCCAACATGGATGGCAGGAATTTTTTTTAAAAATACATCATCTCCACTGGTAATAAAACATCCTTCCGGAAGATAAGGTAATAATTCTGTCTTTGCTTTGAATACATTTTCCCTTGTTTTTAAAAATTCTAAATGAGAATCTCCAATATTTGTAATAATCCCATAATCCGGTCTAGCAATTTTTCCTAATAAATCAATTTCTCCAAAAGAGCTCATTCCCATTTCCAATACAGCAAATTCATCTTTTTCTTCTAAATTCAAAATAGTGAATGGTAACCCAATATGGTTATTATAATTCCCTAATGTTTTTTTCGTTTGAAAAGTCTTCGATAAAATAGCATAGATAATATCTTTGGTAGTGGTTTTTCCATTACTTCCTGTAATGGCAATCATTTTTGTTTTTAAGCATCTTCGATACTCCTCAGCCAATTCCTGCATAACAAGAATCGTATTTTCTACCTTGATGACTTTTTCATGATTTCCAGAATATCGATCTGCAATCACTAAACTTGCTCCTTTATCCAAGGCTTCTTGCACATATTGATTTCCATTTTGAATGGCAAAAAACAGAGATCCTTCTGTAATTTTTCTGCTATCCATAACTACATTTTGAATTTTTATCTTTGGTAAAGACGGAAATTTTTTTTGTAGCAACTGACATAATCGTTCCATATTTATAAACGCTCCCTTTGTTTTATATAATGAGCAAAAGCTAATAATGTGTCAAATACTTTTGCTTCTCCCAGCTGTAATTTCTGTTCTTCTTCTTTTCCATACCCTGTTCGCACCAAAATAGGGGATATTCTGGCAGCTCGTCCCGCTTGAATGTCTGCATACTTATCTCCTACCATATATGATAAATTTCTATCCACATCGAATTCCGCAATTCCCTTTTCCAACATACCGGGTTTCGGTTTTCTGCAAAAACAATCTTGCTTGTACTTTCCAATTCCCTTTTCAGGGTGATGAGGACAATAATAAAATTTGTCTATTTTTAATCCAAAAAAAGATAATCTTCTTTGAAAGGCTTGATGAAATATTTCCAAATCCTCTTCTGTATAATAATTTCTAGCGATTCCGGACTGATTTGTTACCACAATCAAAAGATATCCCAAGTCCCTAAAAATACTAAGAGCCTCAATGACACCTTTTTCAAACTCTAAGTCCTTCTCTTGATATAGATATTCTTTTTCTATATTTAGTGTTCCGTCTCTATCTAAAAAAATTGCTTTTTTCATTTTTGATTCCTTTATTTTACAAAGTCTTTAACCTATTTATCATACTCTAAATTTTACCTTTTGTATACTTTTTTTTAATAAAAAAGAGGGACTTTTTTGGTCCCCTTCCTTTTTTATTAAAAATTCCCTAATTTTAATGCATCCATAGACTCATAGAAAAGTTCTAACAAATTTTCTTTAAAACGATCTCGATTATAGATTTTACAACCAGAAGCATTCTTATGTCCGCCACCAGAATGTCCACAAAATTCTCCCAATTTTTGAGCTAAAATACTCACATCAAAATTTCCTTTTCCTCGGAAAGAAACGGTTCCATATATATTTACGAATGCAATGACATCAAAATGATATTTTTTATCTAAAAAAAGATAATCGGCTATCATCGATTGATAGTTTACATCTACTCCATAGATGACTCCAATCCTATGACTTTTAAAAATATATTCTGTTACACTTCTTTTTGCAAACTCATAAGCATTTTGAAATTGATGATCATAAGCGTCTTGTAATCGAAAAAAATAAGTGAATAAATCTTGACTGTAATCTTCTTCTCCTATTCTTTCTTGGATTGCCCTATAAAAACCAACACTACCTAACAATTTTTCTGCCGCATTGATAGAGAGAGCCTTCTTTTTCCAAAGTAAATCATTTGTAGTCTCTCCTAACTGTTTCCAATGAAAAGTATCCCATTCTGAAGTTGCTTTTGCCAAATCATAAAAAGTATTATAAAGTTTTTTAAAAACTTCTGCCTTTTCTTGAAGAGGCTTAAAAAATTCTAAACTTAGAAAAGCAGCACTTTCTTCCTCAGACCAATGATGCAAAATATACTTTCCTCTTTCATCAAAAGTATAAGTATCCGGATGATTTGTAATATGATGATCAATATGAATCATAGGAACATCACATACATATCCCATAGACAACCATCCCAAAGGGGGAATCGGTCGGTCTAAAATATAGATTTTATCTCGTATCCCTAAATCATTATATTTACAGATATAATCAAATAATTTTTCGGTTTGTTCTTCCGTTACATCCATTCCACTAAAAATTAAAAAACTTTGCTCCGGATTGATTCTCTCTTCAAACGCTTTTACAATTGCAGCTGCCACTAAGCCATCTGCATCACCATGTGTCACAACCACTACCAAAGGTTTTTTTCTCTTCTGCGATCTCGTATCACAGACAATATCTGCCATAGTTTTCCTTTCTATTTTACTACAATATTTACAATTTTATTTGGCACAACAATTAATTTTACTAATTCTTTTCCTTCTATATGCTTCACAACATTTGGAACAGCTAAGGCAAGTTTTTCAATCTCTTCTTTGGAAGTTTCCCGTTCTACTTCAATACTTCCTCTCATTTTCCCATTGACTTGAATTGCCATCACAACATCATCAGTTGTAATATATTTTTCATCGTAGACTGGCCATTCTTGTTCTGAAACATATCCTGTTTCTCCAATACTTTCCCATAGTTCATCACAGAAATGAGGAACAAATGGAGACAACATAATTACGATTTGTTTCAATGCTTCTCCTAATACTCTCGTATATTGTGTCGAATCTGATTGATAAGCTTGTACATCGTTTAATAATTCCATCGTTGCTGCAATAGAAGTATTGAAATGATAATCATCCTCAATGGATTCTGTTACTTTTTTAATCGTTTGATTCAATTTAATAATTAAAGCTTTATCTGCTTTGTTGATTGCTGTATAATCAATCTTTTCTAAAGAAATATGATCTTGATTTTCTAAAACTAATCTCCAAACTCTTGTTAAGAAACGATAAGCCCCTGCCAATCCATTTTCATTCCATTCCAATTCCTTTTCAGGTGGAGCAGCAAACATAATGAAAAGTCTTGTCGTATCAGCACCATATTTCAAAATCATTTCTTCCGGATCCACTCCATTATTTTTGGATTTTGACATTTTTTCTACTTTAACAACTAACTCTTCTCCTGTCTTTTTAGAAAAAGCTTTCTCCCCTTTTAACTCTACTTCTTCTGCAAATAAGAAACGATTTTCTGCTGCCGAATAATAAGATGGCCCTAATACCATTCCTTGGGTTAAGAGTCTCTTGAACGGCTCATTCGAAGATAAATATCCTAAATCTCGTAACATCTTATGGAAGAATCTTGCATACAATAAATGCATAACAGCATGCTCTACTCCTCCAATATATTGGTCTACCGGAGTCCATCCATCCACAATTTTCTTATCAAAAGGCAAATCTTTATTTTGAGCGTCACAGTATCGTAAGAAATACCAAGAAGAATCTACGAAAGTATCCATAGTATCAGTATCTCTTCTAGCTGGCCCTCCACAACAAGGACAAGTAGCATTTTTAAAAGATTCTGATGTTTCTAGTGGATTTCCGTTTCCTGAAAATTGAATATCTTCCGGTAACATTACTGGTAAGTTTTCATCTTTTTCTAAAACTTCCCCACATTTTTCACAATACAATACTGGAATTGGAGTTCCCCAATATCTTTGTCTTGAAACTCCCCAATCTTTTAATCGATATTTAAAAGTTCTTTTTGCAAAACCTTTTTCTTCTCCAAATTCAGCCATTTTTACAAGAGCTTCTCGGTTTGGAATTCCATTAAAAGCTTCTGCCGAATTTTGTACCAATCCATCTTCTACAAAAGGAAGTGCAATTTCTCCTTCTTTTGGGAAAATAACAGATTTGATTTCTAAATTATATTTTTTAGCGAAGGCATAATCTCTTTCATCATGAGCAGGGACTGCCATAACAGCTCCTGTTCCATAATTCATCAACACATAATCCCCAATCCACAAAGGAACTTCTACTCCATTATATGGATTTTTTACATGCCAACCTGTATCGATTCCATTTTTTTCTTTTCCTTCCGCTGCTCTTTCAATCACATCCATATTTTTCATAGCCATAACAGCAGATTTGATCACTGGATTTGCTTTCAAAATTTCATCTACGATAGGATGTTCCGGTGCAACAACAGCATAAGTAACTCCATAAATAGTATCCACTCTTGTAGTAAATACAGGTAAGTCTGTATTATTTTCTACAACTTGAAATACGACTTCCGTTCCAAAAGATTTTCCAATCCAGTTCTTTTGCATCGTTAAAACTTTTTCAGGCCATCCACCTCTAAGTTCTTCATGACCTTCTAATAACTCATCTGCATAATCTGTAATTTTGAAGAACCATTGTTCTAATTCCTTTTGAATCACAGCAGTCTTGCTATGTCTCCAACATTTACCATCTTCTACTTGTTCATTAGCTAATACTGTTTTACAATCAGGACACCAGTTTACCAAAGATTTCTTTTTATATACCAATCCTTTTTCATACATTTTTTTGAAAATCCATTGATTCCATTTATAATATTCTGGAGTATAACTAGCAATTTCTCTATCCCAATCATAAGAAAATCCTAATAATTTTAATTGTCTTTTCATATTTTCAATATTTGATTTTGTCCATTTTGCAGGATGTGCTCCATTTTGAATCGCAGCATTTTCTGCCGGTAATCCAAAAGAATCCCATCCCATAGGATGAAGAACATTATAACCTTTCATTCTTTTATATCTAGCAATCACATCTCCTATCGTATAGTTTCTTGCATGCCCTACATGTAATTTCCCAGAGGGATAAGGAAGCATTTCCAATACATAGTAGTTTTCTTTTCCTTCTACTGCATTGCTCCCCTTAAATACTTGATCCTTTTCCCATCTTTCTTGCCATTTTTTTTCTACTTCTTTAAAAACATACTCCTTCAAAGCCATTCACCTCTACCATATTCTAAATTATATTTTTTCTACTCTTTATGAAATTTTGCAATTTCAGATAATAAAATTCCTCCAGCCACAGATACATTCAAGGAATTGATTTTTCCTCTCATTGGAATTTTAATTAATTTATCACAATATTCTCTCACTTTTTTTCGAAGACCTGTTCCTTCATTTCCAAGAACTAAAACAACTTTTTGTGGATATTGTTCTTCTGCAGAAGAAGATTCCGCCTCTCCGGCAGCCCCGTATACCCAATAATCAATTTTTTTTAATTTTTCGATTGTATTTGATAAATTAGTTACCTTTACAATCGGAACATACTCTATCGCACCCGTAGAAGTTTTTACAACAGTTTCATTGATTCTAACAGAATTTCTTTCCGGAATAATAATAGCATCTACTCCGAATACTTCTGCACTTCGAATTAAGGCACCAAAATTCCTAGGATCTTGAATTTCATCTAAAATTAAAATGATTGATTGTGATTTTCTCGCCATATTTTCCAAAATTTCATCAAATTCTCGATAATAATCATAGTCTGTTAAAAAAATACAAAAACCTTGTGAGTTTTCTATTTTTTTATTGGTATAGAAAATCTTTATATTTCTTTCAGAAGCTAATCTTTGAATCTTTTGTAAAACTTCTCCTCGTACCCCTTTATATACTTCTAATTTTTCTATTGTTTTTTCTCTATTTTGTAAAACTTCCAAGACAGGATTGATCCCTATCACTCTCTCCATTCTTTCTCCTTATGCATCTACTTTAATTCTCTCGATATTGGCTCCTAAAGCTTGCAACTTCACTTCTAAACTTTCATATCCTCTATCCACATGATAAATACGATTGACAATACTGGTTCCCGGAGATTTTAAAGCAGCCAACACCAAAGAAGCTCCCGCTCTTAAATCGCTTGCCATCACTTCCGCCGAAGAAAAATGATCCACTCCTGTAATCGTTGCTTTGGATCCATCAATATCAATTTTTGCTCCCATACGATTTAATTCTGGAACATGCATAAATCGATTTTCAAAGATAGTTTCTTTAATTTCACTCGTTCCCTTAATAAAGCACATTAAAGTCATAATGGGAGATTGTAAATCTGTTGGAAACCCTGGATGTGGCATTGTTGTAATTTTCCCTGGTTTTAAATCTTCTAATTTGGAAAGTACAGTAAAAACATCGTCTTCTATTTGATATTTCAATCCCATTTCTTCTAATTTAGAAAGGAAGCTAGCTAAATCTTCTCGAACAACCCCACGCACTGTAATTTTCCCTTGGAATAAAATAGCTGCAATAATATAGGTCCCCGCTACAATTCTATCCGGAATAATACTGTGTTCACAAGCATGAAGTTCTTCTACTCCTTCAATTTCTAATCGACTTCTTCCTGCTCCTGTAATTTTTGCTCCCATCTTATTTAAAAAGTTACATAAATCTACAATTTCAGGCTCTTTTGCAGCATTTTCTAAGATGGTTTTCCCCTTAGCTTTCACAGCTGCCATAATAATATTTTCTGTTGCTCCCACACTTGGAAAATCTAAAATAATTTCATTCCCAATCAATTCTTCCGCTTCTGCATACACATATCCATGATCAATATGAATTTTGACTCCTAATTGTTCAAAGCCTTTCAAATGTAAATCTACTGGTCTAGATCCAATCGCACAACCTCCTGGTAGAGAAACGGTTGCTTTTTTAGAATGTGCTAGCATTCCACCCATGACTAAAAAAGAAGCTCTCATTTTCTTTACTAAATCATAACTAGCTTCTAAATTGGTCAGTCCTGTATTGATAATTTCATAAGAATGATCATCTAATTTTGTAATTTGTAAACCTAAACTTTCCAATAACTTTACCAAAGTTCTAATATCTCGTAAATTAGGTACATTCTTCAACACATATTTTCCTTTTGCTACTAAAGTAGCAATCATAATTGGCAAAGTAGAATTTTTAGAGCCTTCTACTACTAATTCCCCTGCCAAATCTTTTCCACCGATAATTTGAAATGCCTCTACCATCATTTTCTCCTTTAAAAATAAGTTATTTTATATTATAACATATTCTTCTCTTTTTTTCTTAAAATAATATGTTCTTTTTCATAATTTTTATCTACGAAAAAGAAGTCAGAGATATATTCTTGAAATCCTTCTTCATAAACAGAAACCGCTACTTTTTGGTTATTCCCAATATTTCGAAATTGATAATACCCCAAAGGATTGGAAAATACCTGATCTATGGTTTCTAAATTTTCATTCCGCAGTCGAACGGTAACTCCAGGTAGAGCTTTTACCCCATCCGTTACAATTCCTAAAATATAGGAATATCTTTTTTTTAGTATAATTTGTAAATTTTTTACAGGACGCTTCTCTCGAACCAATATCACTTCTCCACCCTCTAAGAACCCCTCTTTTTGAGCAAAGATACTCAACAAACCACAATCAATAGGAAACTGAAACTTTCCATATTTATCACTTTGTAACTGATACGTTTTTCCATTCTGCTTTATTTCCAGAGAAACATCTGCCACTCCATATCCACTCTCATCTAAAATCATTCCTTCCAATTGTTGTTTCTTTTTCTCTAGAGAAAAATTCAAAGTTCGATCTTTTGAAAAAGAGTAGACCTGATTATGGCTTTCTGCAATCCGATAATTTTCATTTTCTATATAAATGCGATAATATCCCTCTGGTAAATGAAGAGAATATTCTCCTAAAAAATTGCTTTTCGTAGAATAAGAATGATTCTCTGCATCGATAAAATCAATCTTTACCTGTCCAATTTGCACCTTATCCAACATTGTCTTTCCAGTAATCTGGATTGCAAAACTGGAAAAAGATAATAAAAATAAACATAGAAATAAGAAGGCTCTCTTCATTCTTTCCTCCTAAATATCTTGATTAATATCCAAAGTAGCAACTCCATTCAAATTATAGTCTGCTGGTTTTCCTCCATTTTGAATTTTATAATAAGCAGCCTCTGCAATCATAGCAGCATTATCTGTACAAAGTCGCATACTTGGATATAGTAACTTCATTCCTTCTTGTTCTGCCCTTTCTGCCAATTGTTTTCTAAGAAGCGAGTTCGCCGCCACTCCTCCGGCTAATAAAATATGTTTTACTTTTTTCTCTTTTGCAGCTGCAATCGTTTTTTCCGTTAAAATATCGACAACTGTTCCTAAGAAAGAAGCTGCTAAATCTTCTTTTTTATAAGTTTCTCCTCTAGATTTCATCTTATGATCAAAGTTAATCACTGCTGTTTTAATTCCGGAAAAACTAAATTCATACTTTCCTACTTTTGGTTTGGTAAGTTTTAAATACTGAGGATTTCCTTGGTAATACATTTTATCAATTACCGGTCCTCCAGGATATCCTAATCCAAGAACACGAGCCACTTTATCACAGCTTTCTCCCACTGCGTCATCTAATGTTCCTCCTAAATTATGAAATTCGTGTTTCTCATCCATATAAATAATATTCGTATGTCCACCGGAAACTACTAAGCTGATACAAGGTAATTCTACATCATGTTCTAAGAAATTCGCATAAATATGTCCCTTGATATGATGAACCGGAATCAAAGGAATATGATTTGCATAAGCTAAAGCTTTTGCAAAAGAAATTCCTACTAACAAAGCTCCAATAAGACCGGGAGCATAAGTTACTGCTATATAGTCCACTTCCTTTAAAGTAATGCCGGCTTCTGTTAAACTTTCTTCCAAAATAGCTGCAATATTTTTAATATGTTGTCTGGAAGCAATTTCCGGTACAACTCCTCCATACTCTTTATGAATATCTATTTGAGACGAAATATAATTCGATAAAATTGTTTTTCCATCTCGAATAATTGCAATGGATGTTTCATCACAAGAACTTTCAATTCCTAATATAATCATAACTTTCTCTCCCTACTCCTCAATCTCTGCTAATGCTTTCTTAATTTCAGAATAGCGATAGCCCTTTCGTAAAAGGGCCATCACTTTTTTCTCTTTTGCTTTTTCACCTAATTTATTCCATACTCTGACAATTTCGTCCAA encodes:
- the murA gene encoding UDP-N-acetylglucosamine 1-carboxyvinyltransferase, which encodes MVEAFQIIGGKDLAGELVVEGSKNSTLPIMIATLVAKGKYVLKNVPNLRDIRTLVKLLESLGLQITKLDDHSYEIINTGLTNLEASYDLVKKMRASFLVMGGMLAHSKKATVSLPGGCAIGSRPVDLHLKGFEQLGVKIHIDHGYVYAEAEELIGNEIILDFPSVGATENIIMAAVKAKGKTILENAAKEPEIVDLCNFLNKMGAKITGAGRSRLEIEGVEELHACEHSIIPDRIVAGTYIIAAILFQGKITVRGVVREDLASFLSKLEEMGLKYQIEDDVFTVLSKLEDLKPGKITTMPHPGFPTDLQSPIMTLMCFIKGTSEIKETIFENRFMHVPELNRMGAKIDIDGSKATITGVDHFSSAEVMASDLRAGASLVLAALKSPGTSIVNRIYHVDRGYESLEVKLQALGANIERIKVDA
- a CDS encoding UDP-N-acetylmuramoyl-tripeptide--D-alanyl-D-alanine ligase yields the protein MERLCQLLQKKFPSLPKIKIQNVVMDSRKITEGSLFFAIQNGNQYVQEALDKGASLVIADRYSGNHEKVIKVENTILVMQELAEEYRRCLKTKMIAITGSNGKTTTKDIIYAILSKTFQTKKTLGNYNNHIGLPFTILNLEEKDEFAVLEMGMSSFGEIDLLGKIARPDYGIITNIGDSHLEFLKTRENVFKAKTELLPYLPEGCFITSGDDVFLKKIPAIHVGYDERNDYRIFGYKKKDRRSSFQLNDKQYEIPLEGKHNVMNAAMGIAIAETIGMDSKTIQQNLLQIELSPMRFERSEYQGTKYINDAYNASPISMGVALDSLVETTAECKIAVLGDMLELGEKEVTFHKDVIEKAISCSLQAILLYGPRMKKALQEFSNIPNKVLHFEKKEEIKDYLKQFPRKTVLIKASRGMKLEEIIEREEK
- the gmhB gene encoding D-glycero-beta-D-manno-heptose 1,7-bisphosphate 7-phosphatase, encoding MKKAIFLDRDGTLNIEKEYLYQEKDLEFEKGVIEALSIFRDLGYLLIVVTNQSGIARNYYTEEDLEIFHQAFQRRLSFFGLKIDKFYYCPHHPEKGIGKYKQDCFCRKPKPGMLEKGIAEFDVDRNLSYMVGDKYADIQAGRAARISPILVRTGYGKEEEQKLQLGEAKVFDTLLAFAHYIKQRERL
- the mraY gene encoding phospho-N-acetylmuramoyl-pentapeptide-transferase yields the protein MLYFLASYSTELGFLKSIYLRDFISFSLSFLLVLFLGKPFIHYLQKKKFGETIRQEGPASHMSKKGTPTMGGVLIIFSLLLTTLLVADISNAFIGLLMISTLIFAGIGFIDDYKKFTVNKKGLAGRKKLLGQSIVAVIVWVYIKYMGLTGDTSVDFSVVSPSNPRWMLYLGGIGMLIFILLVILGASNAVNITDGLDGLAIMPTVICSTILGVIAYFTGHIELSSHLQLYYTSGIGEITIFLAAICGSGLGFLWYNCYPAQIFMGDTGSLSLGGILGVVAVLLKQELLLPIIGAVFVLEAVSVILQVGSFKMRGKRIFRMAPIHHHFELGGLAETKVTMRFWIITILLGIFALGLIKLRGI
- the tsaD gene encoding tRNA (adenosine(37)-N6)-threonylcarbamoyltransferase complex transferase subunit TsaD; the protein is MIILGIESSCDETSIAIIRDGKTILSNYISSQIDIHKEYGGVVPEIASRQHIKNIAAILEESLTEAGITLKEVDYIAVTYAPGLIGALLVGISFAKALAYANHIPLIPVHHIKGHIYANFLEHDVELPCISLVVSGGHTNIIYMDEKHEFHNLGGTLDDAVGESCDKVARVLGLGYPGGPVIDKMYYQGNPQYLKLTKPKVGKYEFSFSGIKTAVINFDHKMKSRGETYKKEDLAASFLGTVVDILTEKTIAAAKEKKVKHILLAGGVAANSLLRKQLAERAEQEGMKLLYPSMRLCTDNAAMIAEAAYYKIQNGGKPADYNLNGVATLDINQDI
- the rlmB gene encoding 23S rRNA (guanosine(2251)-2'-O)-methyltransferase RlmB encodes the protein MERVIGINPVLEVLQNREKTIEKLEVYKGVRGEVLQKIQRLASERNIKIFYTNKKIENSQGFCIFLTDYDYYREFDEILENMARKSQSIILILDEIQDPRNFGALIRSAEVFGVDAIIIPERNSVRINETVVKTSTGAIEYVPIVKVTNLSNTIEKLKKIDYWVYGAAGEAESSSAEEQYPQKVVLVLGNEGTGLRKKVREYCDKLIKIPMRGKINSLNVSVAGGILLSEIAKFHKE
- a CDS encoding DHHA1 domain-containing protein — protein: MADIVCDTRSQKRKKPLVVVVTHGDADGLVAAAIVKAFEERINPEQSFLIFSGMDVTEEQTEKLFDYICKYNDLGIRDKIYILDRPIPPLGWLSMGYVCDVPMIHIDHHITNHPDTYTFDERGKYILHHWSEEESAAFLSLEFFKPLQEKAEVFKKLYNTFYDLAKATSEWDTFHWKQLGETTNDLLWKKKALSINAAEKLLGSVGFYRAIQERIGEEDYSQDLFTYFFRLQDAYDHQFQNAYEFAKRSVTEYIFKSHRIGVIYGVDVNYQSMIADYLFLDKKYHFDVIAFVNIYGTVSFRGKGNFDVSILAQKLGEFCGHSGGGHKNASGCKIYNRDRFKENLLELFYESMDALKLGNF
- the leuS gene encoding leucine--tRNA ligase; translated protein: MKEYVFKEVEKKWQERWEKDQVFKGSNAVEGKENYYVLEMLPYPSGKLHVGHARNYTIGDVIARYKRMKGYNVLHPMGWDSFGLPAENAAIQNGAHPAKWTKSNIENMKRQLKLLGFSYDWDREIASYTPEYYKWNQWIFKKMYEKGLVYKKKSLVNWCPDCKTVLANEQVEDGKCWRHSKTAVIQKELEQWFFKITDYADELLEGHEELRGGWPEKVLTMQKNWIGKSFGTEVVFQVVENNTDLPVFTTRVDTIYGVTYAVVAPEHPIVDEILKANPVIKSAVMAMKNMDVIERAAEGKEKNGIDTGWHVKNPYNGVEVPLWIGDYVLMNYGTGAVMAVPAHDERDYAFAKKYNLEIKSVIFPKEGEIALPFVEDGLVQNSAEAFNGIPNREALVKMAEFGEEKGFAKRTFKYRLKDWGVSRQRYWGTPIPVLYCEKCGEVLEKDENLPVMLPEDIQFSGNGNPLETSESFKNATCPCCGGPARRDTDTMDTFVDSSWYFLRYCDAQNKDLPFDKKIVDGWTPVDQYIGGVEHAVMHLLYARFFHKMLRDLGYLSSNEPFKRLLTQGMVLGPSYYSAAENRFLFAEEVELKGEKAFSKKTGEELVVKVEKMSKSKNNGVDPEEMILKYGADTTRLFIMFAAPPEKELEWNENGLAGAYRFLTRVWRLVLENQDHISLEKIDYTAINKADKALIIKLNQTIKKVTESIEDDYHFNTSIAATMELLNDVQAYQSDSTQYTRVLGEALKQIVIMLSPFVPHFCDELWESIGETGYVSEQEWPVYDEKYITTDDVVMAIQVNGKMRGSIEVERETSKEEIEKLALAVPNVVKHIEGKELVKLIVVPNKIVNIVVK
- a CDS encoding carboxypeptidase-like regulatory domain-containing protein, yielding MKRAFLFLCLFLLSFSSFAIQITGKTMLDKVQIGQVKIDFIDAENHSYSTKSNFLGEYSLHLPEGYYRIYIENENYRIAESHNQVYSFSKDRTLNFSLEKKKQQLEGMILDESGYGVADVSLEIKQNGKTYQLQSDKYGKFQFPIDCGLLSIFAQKEGFLEGGEVILVREKRPVKNLQIILKKRYSYILGIVTDGVKALPGVTVRLRNENLETIDQVFSNPLGYYQFRNIGNNQKVAVSVYEEGFQEYISDFFFVDKNYEKEHIILRKKEKNML